In a single window of the Candidatus Nanosynbacter featherlites genome:
- the tmk gene encoding dTMP kinase — MERSGAAGVYIVIEGNDGTGKSTQVDMLAAWLRERGREVVVVEEPGSDDEAKTTPVANEYRRVLKDDRFKLDPEVNVLLFSAARRELWFHKIEPALQRGAVVLSSRSYLSTLVYQGHGEGIAQEAIINMTKRFTSERYMNPDFVVVLFADDRVRQQRIVERGTAEAVDSFESRDDAFQQKINDGYQTVAKTHNIPLVLAERSPTDVHQQILQEISKNNIDF; from the coding sequence ATGGAACGCTCGGGCGCCGCGGGAGTTTACATCGTCATTGAGGGCAATGACGGCACCGGTAAATCCACGCAAGTAGATATGTTGGCAGCGTGGCTCAGAGAACGCGGCCGTGAAGTTGTTGTTGTCGAGGAGCCAGGCAGTGATGATGAGGCTAAAACCACGCCAGTCGCCAATGAATATCGGAGAGTTTTGAAAGACGATCGGTTCAAGCTGGATCCAGAGGTTAATGTGCTCTTGTTCAGTGCGGCGCGGCGTGAATTGTGGTTTCACAAAATTGAGCCGGCTTTGCAGCGAGGCGCGGTGGTGTTGAGCTCCAGGAGTTATTTGTCGACTTTGGTCTATCAAGGTCATGGCGAAGGTATAGCCCAGGAAGCCATCATCAACATGACCAAGCGCTTCACTAGTGAGCGCTACATGAATCCTGACTTTGTTGTGGTATTATTTGCGGATGACCGTGTCAGACAGCAGCGCATCGTCGAGCGCGGTACGGCAGAGGCGGTTGATAGCTTTGAGTCACGTGATGATGCGTTCCAGCAGAAGATTAATGATGGCTATCAAACCGTTGCTAAAACGCACAATATTCCACTGGTTTTGGCTGAGCGTTCGCCGACTGACGTACATCAGCAAATTCTTCAAGAAATCTCCAAAAATAATATTGATTTTTGA
- a CDS encoding HIT family protein: MVYRRRSTEQRYVKYRKMMKQQAAPGCNFCQFSPEDKQVRVAHEHFLVTDNLFPYEIWDSHEVADHIMVVPRRHVEGIYQLNKTERAELMDVIAEYEEQGYSVYARAPENKQKSVAHQHTHLIKTHGKPKNMLFTSVKPYILWSK, encoded by the coding sequence ATGGTTTATCGGCGACGGTCGACAGAGCAGCGCTATGTCAAATATCGAAAAATGATGAAACAGCAGGCAGCACCTGGGTGTAACTTTTGCCAATTTAGTCCAGAGGATAAGCAGGTGCGAGTGGCGCACGAGCATTTTTTGGTGACAGACAATCTGTTTCCATATGAGATTTGGGACAGTCATGAAGTCGCTGACCACATCATGGTCGTCCCCAGGCGTCATGTTGAAGGCATCTACCAGCTGAATAAGACAGAGCGAGCTGAGTTGATGGATGTGATCGCTGAGTACGAAGAGCAGGGATATTCCGTTTACGCCCGCGCTCCAGAAAATAAACAAAAATCCGTCGCTCATCAACACACCCACCTTATCAAAACGCATGGCAAACCAAAAAACATGTTATTCACTAGTGTTAAACCGTATATTTTGTGGAGTAAATAA
- a CDS encoding dCTP deaminase has protein sequence MTVYSNIEIRQAINDDIIVCQPFNPDHVAEASLDFTLGHYYYKQEFEGEYRVYNPFDAAYVAKYFKGPLKAMPHAEWCKEHDATPFQNIPPDHPIIVLRPGERILAHTHEFVGIRAQGGAAQVLSRSSWGRNGVAVCFDAGWIDPGYINRITLEIYNLNMHESVVLPVGERIGQMIFHKTGPVEGGYGSGARKVSDKYQTGNDLEEIIASWRPEMLLPKTYRDSRKSPVPIDGLSQGLL, from the coding sequence ATGACTGTTTATAGCAACATCGAGATTCGCCAAGCCATCAACGACGACATCATCGTCTGTCAGCCGTTCAATCCAGACCACGTGGCAGAAGCCAGTTTGGACTTTACGTTGGGTCACTACTACTATAAGCAAGAATTTGAGGGCGAATATCGCGTCTACAATCCCTTTGACGCGGCTTATGTCGCCAAATATTTCAAGGGTCCGCTCAAAGCCATGCCGCACGCTGAATGGTGCAAGGAGCATGATGCAACGCCGTTTCAGAATATTCCACCAGACCACCCAATCATTGTGCTGCGTCCTGGGGAGCGAATCTTGGCGCACACGCACGAATTTGTGGGCATTCGTGCACAGGGCGGTGCAGCGCAGGTGCTGAGCCGCAGTTCGTGGGGGCGCAATGGCGTGGCGGTTTGCTTTGACGCTGGCTGGATTGACCCAGGGTATATCAATCGGATTACGCTGGAAATCTATAACCTTAACATGCACGAAAGTGTCGTGTTGCCGGTTGGCGAACGCATTGGTCAAATGATTTTTCACAAAACTGGGCCAGTTGAAGGCGGCTATGGCTCTGGCGCGCGTAAGGTCAGTGATAAATATCAGACAGGGAACGATTTAGAGGAAATCATCGCCAGCTGGCGACCGGAGATGCTACTACCAAAGACGTACCGTGACAGCCGTAAATCTCCAGTGCCAATTGACGGCTTGAGTCAGGGGCTGCTGTGA
- a CDS encoding DNA-directed RNA polymerase subunit beta yields the protein MAKQQSTDGGRVFFTSEDSSLPLPNLIAHQEDSWRWFVEDGLSEIFSEINPIDDYTGQKLSLRFGAYRFDEPKTTDQFAKENNVTFEAPLHATVELTNKVTGEVKEQEIYLGDYPWMTERGTFIINGTERVVVSQLIRSAGVFFTADTVAGRNYYGAKMIPGRGAWLEFETAPNGTIYVKIDRRRKLPVTTLLRALGHPKTSEIRELFADIDTGETSYIQETLDKDTTRGANEALIEVYRRLRPGDLATVDNARQMIERMFFDFKRFDYSRVGRYKLNQRLGLDVANTAENRIFQMSDLVAIIREIIRLNNTQEPADDIDSLSNRRVKLVGELVARQFRVGMLRMQRNAMDRMSVADMEGVTPSQLINARPVVAAVREFFTSSQLSQLMDEVNPLSELSHKRRLSSMGPGGLSRERAGFDVRDAHPTHYGRICSVETPEGANVGLVLNLATYARVNEYGFIETPYLKVVNGRVTDDVVYLDAAQEAAEVIADAGAVLNEDGTFRDERVSARNNMQPSQVDADQVTYMDAAHKQILGSTAALVPFIEKNRIDRSLTGSNMQRQAVPLLTPEPATVGTGVEKSIAANSGHLTLASGDGEVVKADANEIHVKYSDGVKVYELRHFVKNNDDRCYNQKVRVKRGDKVKQGDVLIEGASVAEGEIALGRNLLVAFMPWGGYNMEDAVILSNRLVQDDTLTSINIKDYNVEVRETKLGPEIVTRDIPNVSEESLRHLDENGIVQIGSEVKAGDVLVGKITPKGEQELSSEERLLRAIFGEKAKDVRDTSQRMNNAGGGKVVGVKIFSRENGHDLKAGVLMQIQIFVAQLRKIGVGDKMAGRHGNKGVVAKVLPVEDMPFMEDGTPIDVILNPLGVPSRMNLGQLFETHLGMAARALGYRVATPSFNGVPSATISDELEKAGLARDGKSQLFDGRTGEAFEERTTVGVMHMIKLHHMVSDKIHARSTGPYTMVTQQPLGGKAQNGGQRFGEMEVWALEAYGAAATLQEMLTIKSDDVYGRAKAYESIIKDEPIVGPKLPESFNVLVKELQGLGLKVDLVDDEAVVDAEHVIASSGPEDKTTPAVTSEDEEAETFLDESDDIGEIEGGMSVQDIDEVEEIKEDA from the coding sequence GTGGCAAAACAACAGTCCACGGATGGCGGACGCGTGTTCTTCACCTCTGAAGACAGCTCGTTGCCGCTGCCAAACCTGATCGCTCATCAAGAAGATTCTTGGCGTTGGTTCGTCGAGGATGGCTTGAGCGAAATCTTTTCAGAAATTAACCCAATTGACGACTACACTGGTCAGAAATTGTCATTGCGATTCGGTGCGTATCGATTTGACGAACCAAAGACTACCGATCAGTTCGCCAAGGAAAACAATGTGACGTTTGAAGCGCCGCTGCATGCAACCGTCGAACTAACCAACAAAGTCACGGGCGAAGTCAAAGAGCAGGAAATCTATCTTGGTGACTATCCATGGATGACCGAGCGCGGTACCTTCATCATCAATGGTACGGAGCGTGTGGTAGTTAGTCAGTTGATCCGCTCAGCCGGTGTATTCTTTACTGCTGACACTGTGGCTGGCCGTAATTACTACGGTGCTAAGATGATCCCAGGTCGTGGTGCCTGGTTGGAGTTCGAGACCGCGCCAAATGGTACGATTTATGTCAAGATTGACCGTCGTCGCAAATTGCCAGTGACGACCTTGCTACGGGCTTTGGGCCATCCAAAAACATCAGAAATTCGTGAATTATTTGCTGACATTGACACTGGCGAGACCAGCTACATCCAAGAAACTTTGGATAAAGACACAACTCGTGGTGCCAATGAAGCGCTGATCGAAGTCTATCGTCGTCTCCGGCCGGGTGATCTGGCGACAGTTGACAATGCGCGCCAGATGATTGAGCGAATGTTCTTTGATTTTAAGCGATTTGATTATTCCCGCGTTGGTCGGTATAAGCTCAATCAACGGTTGGGTCTGGACGTTGCCAACACTGCTGAAAACCGTATTTTCCAGATGAGCGATTTGGTAGCCATCATCCGCGAGATTATTCGCCTCAACAACACCCAAGAGCCAGCTGATGACATCGACTCATTGAGCAACCGTCGAGTGAAGCTGGTTGGTGAATTGGTCGCTCGTCAGTTCCGCGTCGGTATGCTCAGGATGCAGCGCAACGCCATGGATCGCATGAGTGTGGCGGACATGGAAGGTGTAACGCCAAGCCAGCTGATCAATGCTCGCCCAGTGGTGGCAGCAGTTCGTGAATTCTTCACTAGCTCGCAGCTTAGTCAGTTGATGGACGAGGTTAACCCACTGTCTGAATTGAGCCACAAACGTCGTTTGAGCTCAATGGGCCCTGGTGGTTTGAGCCGTGAGCGTGCTGGTTTTGACGTTCGTGATGCTCACCCAACGCACTATGGTCGTATCTGTTCGGTGGAGACGCCAGAAGGTGCTAACGTTGGTTTGGTGCTAAACCTCGCTACTTACGCACGAGTCAATGAATATGGCTTCATCGAAACGCCATACTTGAAAGTTGTGAATGGTCGCGTGACAGACGATGTTGTCTATCTGGACGCGGCGCAGGAAGCAGCTGAGGTGATCGCTGATGCTGGTGCTGTGTTGAACGAAGACGGTACGTTCCGTGATGAGCGTGTGTCAGCTCGTAACAACATGCAGCCATCTCAGGTTGACGCTGACCAGGTTACCTACATGGACGCTGCACACAAGCAGATTTTGGGGTCAACCGCTGCGCTGGTTCCGTTCATCGAAAAGAACCGTATTGACCGTAGCTTGACTGGTTCAAACATGCAACGCCAGGCAGTACCGCTGCTCACACCAGAACCAGCAACTGTTGGTACGGGCGTCGAAAAGTCCATTGCTGCAAACAGTGGTCACTTAACCTTGGCGTCAGGTGACGGTGAAGTAGTTAAAGCTGATGCAAATGAAATTCATGTCAAATACAGCGACGGCGTCAAAGTATATGAACTCCGCCATTTCGTCAAAAACAATGACGACCGCTGCTACAACCAAAAAGTTCGCGTTAAGCGCGGTGATAAGGTGAAGCAGGGCGATGTATTGATTGAAGGTGCTTCCGTTGCGGAAGGCGAAATTGCGCTTGGACGTAACCTGTTGGTGGCCTTTATGCCATGGGGTGGTTACAACATGGAAGACGCAGTGATTTTGTCCAACCGATTGGTACAAGACGACACACTGACGTCCATCAACATTAAGGATTACAATGTTGAAGTTCGTGAGACCAAACTGGGCCCAGAGATTGTTACTCGCGACATTCCAAACGTTTCTGAGGAAAGCCTGCGTCACTTGGACGAAAACGGTATTGTCCAAATTGGTTCTGAAGTCAAGGCCGGTGACGTTTTAGTTGGTAAGATTACACCAAAGGGTGAACAGGAACTCAGCTCTGAGGAGCGTCTGCTGCGCGCCATCTTTGGTGAAAAGGCCAAGGATGTTCGTGACACTTCACAGCGCATGAATAATGCTGGTGGCGGTAAAGTTGTCGGCGTTAAGATCTTTAGCCGCGAGAATGGCCACGACTTGAAGGCTGGTGTCTTGATGCAGATTCAAATCTTTGTAGCCCAGCTCCGCAAGATTGGTGTTGGTGACAAGATGGCTGGTCGCCACGGTAACAAGGGCGTGGTCGCCAAGGTTCTGCCAGTCGAAGACATGCCGTTCATGGAAGACGGTACGCCAATTGACGTAATTTTGAACCCACTGGGTGTGCCAAGTCGTATGAACCTCGGTCAGTTGTTTGAAACACACCTGGGTATGGCGGCACGAGCACTAGGTTACCGCGTCGCAACCCCATCATTTAACGGTGTGCCATCAGCAACAATTTCTGATGAACTAGAAAAAGCAGGGCTAGCACGCGACGGTAAGAGTCAATTGTTTGATGGCCGAACCGGTGAAGCCTTTGAAGAGCGCACCACGGTCGGTGTGATGCACATGATCAAATTGCACCATATGGTTTCTGACAAGATTCACGCCCGCTCAACTGGTCCATACACCATGGTGACTCAGCAGCCACTCGGTGGTAAAGCACAGAATGGTGGTCAGCGCTTCGGTGAGATGGAGGTCTGGGCACTGGAAGCCTACGGTGCGGCAGCAACCTTGCAGGAAATGCTAACCATCAAGTCTGACGACGTCTATGGCCGTGCCAAGGCATACGAGTCGATCATCAAAGACGAACCAATCGTCGGTCCAAAACTCCCAGAGTCCTTCAACGTGTTGGTCAAGGAACTCCAGGGATTGGGTCTAAAGGTTGACTTGGTGGATGATGAAGCTGTCGTTGACGCTGAGCACGTGATCGCGTCCAGTGGACCTGAAGATAAAACCACGCCTGCGGTAACGTCTGAAGACGAAGAAGCAGAAACTTTCTTGGATGAATCTGATGATATTGGAGAAATCGAAGGGGGCATGAGCGTACAAGACATTGACGAAGTAGAAGAAATAAAGGAGGATGCGTAA